One window from the genome of Streptomyces sp. NBC_00708 encodes:
- a CDS encoding zinc-dependent metalloprotease → MTSIGGAGMVDWNLAVATATRLVRPGPEISREEAREVVAELRRHAKAAEEHVRSFTRMIPEGTEPEDTPVLVVDRTGWIKANVAGFRELLRPLLEKMEERRGGGAGGAVLGAVGSKVTGVEVGMLLSFLASRVLGQYETFAPASRELPASADGGGRLLLVAPNIVHVERELEADPHDFRLWVALHEETHRTQFTAVPWLRDHLQGEIQSFLDETDVDPMTFLERLREAVQSLSGGRPEGEEGEDGGRSLVELVQTPAQREILGRLTAVMSLLEGHADYVMDGVGPEVVSSVAEIREKFQQRRARGAGRLDQALRKLLGLDAKLRQYRDGERFVRAVVDEVGMDGFNRVWTSPNTLPTKAEIARPADWIARVHRKAES, encoded by the coding sequence ATGACGAGCATCGGTGGTGCAGGGATGGTCGACTGGAACCTCGCGGTCGCGACCGCGACCCGGCTTGTGCGGCCGGGTCCCGAGATCAGCCGCGAGGAGGCCCGCGAGGTCGTCGCGGAGCTGCGCAGGCACGCGAAGGCGGCGGAGGAGCACGTCCGTTCCTTCACCCGGATGATCCCCGAGGGAACCGAGCCCGAGGACACCCCGGTCCTGGTCGTCGACCGCACGGGCTGGATCAAGGCCAACGTCGCGGGCTTCCGCGAACTGCTGCGCCCCCTCCTGGAGAAGATGGAGGAACGGCGCGGCGGCGGCGCGGGCGGCGCCGTGCTCGGCGCCGTCGGCTCCAAGGTGACCGGCGTCGAGGTCGGGATGCTGCTGTCCTTCCTGGCCTCCCGCGTCCTCGGCCAGTACGAGACCTTCGCCCCCGCCTCCCGCGAGCTCCCCGCCTCCGCCGACGGCGGCGGCCGGCTGCTGCTCGTCGCGCCGAACATCGTCCACGTCGAACGCGAGCTGGAGGCCGACCCGCACGACTTCCGGCTCTGGGTCGCCCTCCACGAGGAGACCCACCGCACCCAGTTCACCGCGGTGCCCTGGCTCCGCGACCACCTCCAGGGCGAGATCCAGTCCTTCCTGGACGAGACCGACGTCGACCCGATGACCTTCCTGGAGCGGCTGCGCGAGGCCGTCCAGTCCCTCTCCGGCGGCCGGCCCGAGGGCGAGGAGGGCGAGGACGGCGGCCGCAGCCTCGTCGAACTCGTCCAGACCCCCGCCCAGCGCGAGATCCTCGGCCGGCTCACCGCCGTCATGTCCCTGCTGGAGGGGCACGCCGACTATGTCATGGACGGCGTCGGCCCCGAGGTCGTCTCCTCCGTCGCCGAGATCCGCGAGAAGTTCCAGCAGCGCCGGGCCCGCGGCGCGGGCCGCCTCGACCAGGCGCTGCGCAAGCTCCTCGGCCTCGACGCGAAGCTGCGCCAGTACCGCGACGGCGAGCGGTTCGTGCGCGCCGTCGTCGACGAGGTCGGCATGGACGGCTTCAACCGCGTGTGGACCTCGCCCAACACCCTGCCGACCAAGGCCGAGATCGCCCGTCCCGCGGACTGGATCGCGAGGGTGCACCGTAAGGCAGAGTCGTGA
- a CDS encoding threonine/serine exporter family protein — translation MVAEPGGPEDEKPQSDEAHSAFSQPAGTEPPAAPPEEDHPTSEFALPAGVAPEPQGPGSGAGAGSASGSEATGSAFALPSTYSFRDSPPAFTPAHGVPMVRLTKEAPWQDRMRTMLRMPVAERPAPEPVQRHDEAGPAVPRVLDLTLRIGELLLAGGEGAEDVEAAMFAVMRSYGLDRCEPTVTFTLLSISHQPSLVDDPVTASRTVRRRGTDYTRLAAVFRLIDDITTVEGEVSLEEAYRRLAEIRRNRHPYPGWVLTLAAGCLAGAASVLVGGGPLVFVIAALGAMLGDRLAWLCAGRGLPEFYQFVVAAMPPAAMGVALTLTHWSDVRPSAVITGGLFALLPGRALVAGVQDGLTGYYITASARLLEVMYFFIAIVTGVLLALYGGLQLGAELDPEARFITHDRPVIQIFASMLLTLAFAILLQQERATVLAVTLNGGVAWVVYGAMARTGHLSAVAATAAAAGLVGLFGQLFSRYRYTSSLPFITAAIGPLLPGSATYFGLLGVAQNELDRGLASLSTAVATALAIAIGVNLGSEISRLFMRVPGAVGGANRRAAKRTRGF, via the coding sequence GTGGTGGCGGAACCGGGCGGGCCCGAGGACGAGAAGCCCCAGTCCGACGAGGCGCACAGCGCTTTCTCGCAACCGGCCGGGACCGAGCCGCCGGCGGCGCCGCCGGAGGAGGACCACCCGACGTCGGAGTTCGCGCTTCCGGCCGGTGTGGCGCCCGAGCCGCAGGGGCCGGGTTCGGGGGCCGGTGCGGGTTCCGCTTCCGGTTCGGAGGCGACCGGTTCGGCATTCGCCCTGCCCAGTACGTACAGCTTCCGGGACTCCCCGCCGGCGTTCACTCCGGCGCACGGTGTCCCGATGGTCCGGCTGACCAAGGAGGCGCCCTGGCAGGACCGGATGCGCACGATGCTGCGGATGCCGGTCGCCGAGCGCCCGGCGCCGGAGCCGGTCCAGCGGCACGACGAGGCGGGCCCGGCGGTGCCGCGCGTGCTCGACCTGACCCTGCGTATCGGGGAGCTGCTGCTCGCGGGCGGTGAGGGCGCCGAGGACGTCGAGGCGGCGATGTTCGCGGTGATGCGCAGCTACGGGCTCGACCGCTGCGAGCCGACCGTGACGTTCACCCTGCTGTCGATCTCGCACCAGCCGTCGCTGGTCGACGACCCGGTGACGGCGAGCCGTACGGTACGCCGCCGGGGCACCGACTACACGCGGCTGGCGGCGGTCTTCCGGCTCATCGACGACATCACCACGGTCGAGGGCGAGGTCTCGCTGGAGGAGGCGTACCGGCGGCTCGCGGAGATCCGGCGCAACCGGCACCCGTATCCCGGCTGGGTGCTCACGCTGGCCGCCGGCTGCCTGGCCGGTGCGGCCTCGGTGCTGGTCGGCGGTGGTCCGCTGGTGTTCGTGATCGCGGCGCTCGGGGCGATGCTGGGCGACCGGCTCGCCTGGCTGTGCGCGGGGCGCGGGCTGCCGGAGTTCTACCAGTTCGTGGTCGCGGCGATGCCGCCGGCCGCGATGGGCGTGGCGCTGACGCTGACCCACTGGTCGGACGTACGGCCGTCGGCGGTGATCACCGGTGGGCTGTTCGCGCTGCTGCCGGGGCGGGCGCTGGTGGCGGGCGTGCAGGACGGCCTGACCGGGTACTACATCACGGCCTCGGCGCGACTGCTGGAGGTCATGTACTTCTTCATCGCGATCGTCACCGGGGTACTGCTGGCCCTGTACGGGGGCCTCCAGCTGGGCGCGGAGCTGGATCCGGAGGCGCGGTTCATCACGCACGACCGGCCGGTGATCCAGATCTTCGCGTCGATGCTGCTGACCCTGGCCTTCGCGATCCTGCTCCAGCAGGAGCGGGCGACGGTGCTCGCGGTGACCCTGAACGGCGGTGTGGCCTGGGTCGTCTACGGGGCGATGGCCCGGACGGGCCATCTGTCGGCGGTGGCCGCGACGGCCGCAGCGGCCGGGCTCGTCGGGCTGTTCGGGCAGCTGTTCTCGCGGTACCGCTACACCTCGTCGCTGCCGTTCATCACGGCGGCGATCGGGCCGCTGCTGCCCGGTTCGGCGACGTACTTCGGTCTGCTGGGTGTCGCGCAGAACGAGCTGGACCGGGGGCTCGCCTCGCTGTCGACGGCGGTGGCGACGGCCCTGGCCATCGCCATCGGGGTGAACCTGGGGAGCGAGATCTCCCGGCTGTTCATGCGGGTCCCGGGTGCGGTCGGCGGGGCGAACCGCCGCGCGGCCAAGCGGACGCGCGGCTTCTGA
- the tilS gene encoding tRNA lysidine(34) synthetase TilS — protein sequence MGPHPAVAAIRLAVRRVLHDVIAEHAEQTERAGHAAPHPELAQAGAGSRRGALPDRPDTPLVLVACSGGADSMALASALAFEARKLPVRAGGITVDHGLQDGSDTRASEVAARLAAMDLGPVEAVAVHVGREGGPEAAARDARYAALDAAAERHGAAAVLLGHTRDDQAETVLLGLARGSGIRSLSGMAAASGPAGRYRRPFLQLDRQTARTACLAQSLPVWDDPHNIDPAYTRSRLRHEGLPALEKALGKGVVEALARTAQLSRDDADALDTWAAEAGRDVRDDAGRLECAKLYALPPAVRRRVLRRAAIEAGSPAGSLFARHIEEVDRLVTGWRGQQAINLPGRVEALRQGGRLVIRQS from the coding sequence ATGGGTCCCCATCCTGCGGTCGCGGCGATACGCCTGGCGGTCCGCCGCGTACTCCACGACGTCATCGCCGAACACGCCGAACAGACCGAACGCGCCGGGCACGCCGCCCCGCACCCCGAGCTCGCACAGGCCGGGGCGGGCAGCCGCCGCGGCGCGCTCCCCGACCGCCCCGACACGCCCCTGGTGCTCGTGGCGTGCTCCGGCGGCGCCGATTCCATGGCGCTCGCCTCCGCCCTCGCCTTCGAGGCCCGCAAACTCCCCGTCCGGGCCGGCGGCATCACCGTCGACCACGGCCTCCAGGACGGCTCCGACACCCGCGCGTCCGAGGTCGCCGCCCGGCTCGCCGCCATGGACCTCGGCCCCGTCGAGGCCGTCGCCGTCCACGTCGGACGCGAGGGAGGCCCCGAGGCCGCCGCCCGCGACGCCCGCTACGCCGCTCTCGACGCCGCCGCCGAACGCCACGGCGCCGCCGCCGTCCTCCTCGGCCACACCCGCGACGACCAGGCCGAGACCGTCCTGCTGGGCCTCGCCCGCGGCTCCGGCATCCGCTCCCTGTCCGGCATGGCCGCCGCCTCCGGCCCGGCCGGCCGCTACCGCCGCCCCTTCCTCCAGCTCGACCGGCAGACCGCCCGCACCGCCTGCCTCGCCCAGTCCCTGCCCGTCTGGGACGACCCCCACAACATCGACCCCGCCTACACACGCTCCCGGCTGCGCCACGAGGGCCTGCCCGCCCTGGAGAAGGCCCTCGGCAAGGGCGTCGTCGAAGCCCTCGCCCGTACGGCCCAGCTCTCCCGCGACGACGCCGACGCCCTGGACACCTGGGCCGCCGAGGCCGGACGTGACGTACGCGACGACGCCGGACGGCTGGAGTGCGCCAAGCTGTACGCGCTGCCGCCCGCCGTACGCCGCCGGGTGCTGCGCCGGGCCGCCATAGAGGCGGGCTCCCCGGCCGGCTCGCTCTTCGCGCGGCACATCGAGGAAGTGGACCGCCTCGTCACCGGATGGCGCGGCCAGCAGGCCATCAACCTCCCCGGCCGCGTCGAAGCCCTGCGCCAGGGTGGCAGACTGGTCATCCGGCAGAGCTGA
- a CDS encoding inorganic diphosphatase, with protein MEFDVVIEIPKGSRNKYEVDHETGRIRLDRRLFTSTSYPADYGFVEDTLGEDGDPLDALVILEEPTFPGCLIKCRAIGMFRMTDEAGGDDKLLCVPASDPRVEHLQDIQHVSEFDRLEIQHFFEVYKDLEPGKSVEGADWVGRAEAEAEIVASRKRLEAQGGAH; from the coding sequence GTGGAGTTCGACGTCGTTATCGAGATCCCGAAGGGTTCGCGCAACAAGTACGAGGTGGATCACGAGACCGGCCGGATTCGTCTGGACCGTCGGCTCTTCACCTCGACCAGCTACCCGGCGGACTACGGCTTCGTCGAGGACACCCTCGGTGAGGACGGCGACCCGCTGGACGCGCTGGTCATCCTGGAGGAGCCGACGTTCCCCGGCTGCCTCATCAAGTGCCGCGCGATCGGCATGTTCCGCATGACCGACGAGGCCGGCGGCGACGACAAGCTGCTGTGCGTCCCGGCGTCCGACCCCCGCGTGGAGCACCTGCAGGACATCCAGCACGTGTCGGAGTTCGACCGCCTGGAGATCCAGCACTTCTTCGAGGTCTACAAGGACCTGGAGCCGGGCAAGTCCGTCGAGGGCGCCGACTGGGTCGGCCGCGCCGAGGCCGAGGCCGAGATCGTCGCCTCCCGCAAGCGCCTTGAGGCGCAGGGCGGCGCGCACTGA
- the dacB gene encoding D-alanyl-D-alanine carboxypeptidase/D-alanyl-D-alanine-endopeptidase has protein sequence MAEPVERPSTEPPGTPGGSLAARLGVRGGANNWQFTAVSAVAGLALAAGAVLAAGPWDSGQRKAERDRAAAAVRTGGAHHASGDVAGPAPAPSAPAVLAALGTTGTGTKDAPAGAARDLRAVLDPLLRNDALGDRRAAVVIDTATGRRLYGKGADAPMTPASTVKIATTVAALSALGPAHRIPTTVRASEDLRTVTLVGGGDPTLDKAALRALATETARALKAGKADSVRLRYDTSGYSGPIHHPIGPNENIAPMSALMVNEGRQDDSAKGPAPRTEDPAGDAARTFAGLLDDAGVTTKGAPAPGRPAAKSRTVATHLSAPLSGLVERALTNSDNDIAEALARQTAIAAGEPADFKGGRRAVTAQLKKLRLSLKGVSIADGSGLDRADKVTAALLAGLLARAADPAHPELRPVLTGLPVAGFSGTLSGRYTTRAGGTGFIRAKTGTLTGVNSLAGTVVDTRGRLLSFAFLASGTTAPAEAQSALDKLATALGAGER, from the coding sequence GTGGCCGAGCCGGTGGAAAGACCGTCGACCGAACCGCCCGGCACGCCGGGCGGAAGTCTCGCGGCCCGCCTGGGCGTACGCGGCGGCGCGAACAACTGGCAGTTCACGGCCGTCTCCGCCGTCGCGGGACTGGCCCTCGCGGCCGGCGCCGTCCTCGCCGCCGGCCCCTGGGACTCGGGTCAGCGTAAGGCCGAGCGGGACCGGGCGGCCGCCGCCGTCCGTACAGGTGGCGCACATCACGCGTCCGGCGACGTCGCGGGCCCCGCACCCGCCCCCAGCGCCCCCGCCGTCCTGGCCGCCCTGGGGACCACGGGCACCGGCACCAAGGACGCCCCGGCCGGCGCCGCCCGCGACCTGCGCGCCGTCCTGGACCCGCTTCTGAGGAACGACGCGCTCGGCGACCGCCGCGCCGCCGTCGTCATCGACACCGCCACCGGCCGACGGCTCTACGGCAAGGGCGCCGACGCCCCCATGACGCCCGCCTCCACCGTCAAGATCGCCACCACCGTCGCCGCGCTGAGCGCGCTCGGCCCCGCCCACCGCATCCCCACCACCGTCCGCGCCTCGGAGGACCTGCGCACCGTCACCCTCGTCGGCGGCGGCGACCCCACCCTCGACAAGGCCGCCCTGCGCGCCCTGGCCACCGAGACGGCCCGCGCGCTCAAGGCGGGCAAGGCCGATTCCGTACGGCTCCGCTACGACACCTCCGGCTATTCGGGCCCCATCCACCACCCGATCGGCCCCAACGAGAACATCGCGCCGATGAGCGCCCTGATGGTGAACGAGGGCCGCCAGGACGACTCCGCCAAGGGACCCGCCCCGCGCACCGAGGACCCGGCCGGCGACGCCGCCCGCACCTTCGCCGGGCTGCTGGACGACGCCGGGGTCACCACCAAGGGCGCCCCCGCCCCCGGCCGCCCCGCCGCGAAGTCCCGCACCGTCGCCACCCATCTGTCCGCCCCGCTCTCCGGCCTCGTCGAACGGGCGCTGACCAACAGCGACAACGACATCGCCGAAGCCCTGGCCCGGCAGACCGCGATCGCCGCGGGCGAACCCGCCGACTTCAAGGGCGGCCGACGGGCCGTCACCGCCCAGCTGAAGAAGCTCCGTCTGTCCCTCAAGGGCGTCAGCATCGCCGACGGCAGCGGACTCGACCGCGCGGACAAGGTGACCGCGGCCCTGCTCGCCGGCCTTCTCGCCCGTGCGGCCGACCCCGCCCACCCCGAACTGCGCCCCGTCCTCACCGGCCTGCCCGTGGCCGGATTCAGCGGCACCCTCAGCGGCCGCTACACCACCCGGGCGGGCGGCACCGGCTTCATCCGCGCCAAGACCGGCACCCTCACCGGCGTCAACAGCCTCGCCGGCACGGTCGTCGACACCCGGGGACGCCTCCTGTCCTTCGCCTTCCTCGCCTCCGGCACCACCGCCCCCGCCGAGGCCCAGTCCGCCCTCGACAAACTCGCCACCGCCCTCGGCGCCGGCGAACGATGA
- a CDS encoding VTT domain-containing protein has protein sequence MNTLALGPSWLDPDYLIGQFGLAGVLVIVFAESGLLIGFFLPGDSLLFTTGLLVTTDKLHTPLWLVCVLVALAAIIGDQVGYLFGRKVGPSLFSRPDSRLFKQENVEKAHEFFEKHGPKSLILARFVPIVRTFTPIIAGVSRMNYRSFIVFNVIGGVLWGVGVTLLGAALGNVEFVHKNIEAMLVLIVLISVVPIAIEFLRARSKAKKEGPAAGSGEVPPQDPAGGRRGRHAKR, from the coding sequence ACCGAGCTGGCTGGACCCGGACTATCTCATCGGTCAGTTCGGCCTGGCCGGCGTGCTGGTCATCGTCTTCGCCGAGTCCGGGCTGCTGATCGGGTTCTTCCTGCCCGGTGACTCCCTGCTGTTCACCACGGGCCTGCTGGTGACGACGGACAAGCTGCACACCCCGTTGTGGCTGGTCTGTGTCCTGGTCGCGCTGGCGGCGATCATCGGCGACCAGGTGGGGTACCTCTTCGGCCGCAAGGTCGGCCCCTCGCTCTTCAGCCGGCCCGACTCGCGCCTCTTCAAGCAGGAGAACGTCGAGAAGGCCCACGAGTTCTTCGAGAAGCACGGCCCGAAGTCGCTGATCCTGGCCCGCTTCGTGCCGATCGTGCGGACGTTCACCCCGATCATCGCCGGGGTCAGCCGGATGAACTACCGCTCGTTCATTGTGTTCAACGTCATCGGCGGCGTCCTGTGGGGCGTCGGCGTGACCCTGCTCGGCGCCGCCCTCGGCAACGTCGAGTTCGTGCACAAGAACATCGAGGCGATGCTCGTCCTGATCGTGCTGATCTCGGTCGTCCCGATCGCCATCGAGTTCCTGCGCGCCCGCAGCAAGGCCAAGAAGGAGGGCCCCGCCGCCGGCAGCGGCGAGGTGCCCCCGCAGGACCCGGCCGGCGGCCGCCGCGGCCGGCACGCCAAGCGCTGA